The nucleotide window AAAGTACGGTCTTGACCTCGTGCGGGGTCATGTTCTGTGCCTCATCGATTATGATGAACCTGTCCGGGATGCTTCTGCCACGCATGAACGTCATAGCTTCCAGTTCGATTATATCCTCTCTCATGTATTTCTCGACCTGCGCCTTGGTCTTGAGCTTATCCTCTTTATCCTTTTTCTCGGCGTTGCAGATATATTCCAGGTTGTCGAATATCGGGCCCATCCAGCTTTCCAGTTTTTCCTCTTTTGTTCCCGGTAGATATCCTATATCCCTGCCTAACGGCATTACGGGCCGCGAGACCAAAAGTCCCGCATATGACTTGTCCCTGACGACCTTCTGTAACCCGGCGGCTATGGCAAGCAGGGTTTTCCCCGTACCGGCCGGCCCGACAAGCGTGACAAGTTTTATGTCACTGTTAAGAAGGAGTTCAAGCGCCATGACCTGCTCCCTGTTCCGGGGACGTATGGACATAACGTTCATCTTGTTGAAAATCAGCGGCATGAGTATCCCGAACTCGCGTTTATAGCGGCCTATGGCCGTATGTTTCGGATCGTCCTTATCCACAAGAAGGGCGAACTCATTCTCCAGGAACTCATCTTCCGGCACCTTCAATTCCTTGTTCCGGAAAAAGGCGTCTATATCCTCGCGTGATACGTCAAAAGAATGCCACCCGCTGTACAACCTGTCCAGATCGACCTTTTCTTTCTCGAAATCTACGCTTTGCACTCCCAGCGCATCGGCTTTTATCCTCGCATTGATATCCTTGGAAACAAAAATAACGTTCTCGCCTTTTTGTTTTTCGGCATATGCCGTGATGATTATCCTGTTATCCACGATATCCGTGGACAGCCCAAGTTTAATGGCATCTTCCCTGCCCTGGAACATAAGCACCTTGAGAAGCCCCCCGTTGCTGAGAGGGAATCCCTTCCCCGGCTCACCTTTTCTGCGAAAACCGTCGAGCATACGTATGGCGATCCTGGCGTTCCGGCCCTTTTCATCATGGCTGCTCTTGAACGTATCCAGCTCCTCCAGCACTTCTATCGGTAGAACGACCGTATTGTCAGCGAAAGAAACAAGAGAACTAGGGTTATGAAGTATGACATTGGTATCAAGGACAAAAGTTTTTTTCAAGATGTATCCTTCCTTTCTGGTTTATTACGCGTCCGTCCGGACCTTACGATCAACGTACTTTCTGGACAAGCTCAGCGACCCTCCTGCCTAACTCGCGGCACTGTTCCTCGGCCCGCTTGTCCGGCCTGCCTATTGCCACCGTACCGTAATGACCGCCTTTTTCCATACCCTGCACGACCATGCCATGTATGAGCATCGCCGATAGGATGCTCAATATGGTGGTCTCGTTACCGCCCCCTATGTTGGCGGATGAAGAGAACGCCGCCCCCGCTCTTCCGACGAGCCTGCCATGGAGCACAACGGAATCGTCCAGTAGTTTCTTGATCTGATATGCCATGGTCCCGTAATATGTCGGGGAGCCTATTATCATACCATCAAAAGCCTCAAGCTCTTCCACCCGGAAGTCTTCCACCGAACGGACATCCACATCAGTGCCGGGGACATCCTTCGCTCCTTCAGAGACATATTCCGCCATTCGCTTCGTATTACCTGTACCGGAAAAATAAAGCACGATGATCTTTTTCATTGATCCTCCTCGTTTATTATTATAACTTTAAAATAATAATAATCAAATATATTAACGTCCGCCCTGATGCCCCGGCCGGAACCGCATGATCGCTGCCCATGCTCCCATTATCTTTCCTGTGACACTATGTTTATGTAAGCGTCAAAATCCATATGCCCTTTTATCTGCTTCTCGATGTAAGAGATGCGTTCCGAGTAATATGGATGGGTCCTATATGACGAATATTTCCGGCGTGGGCCTTTTTTACGTAGTTCCTGCATCTTTTTGAGCGCGTTCACCGCCTCTTCCGGGTCAAACCCGGATGCTTTCATGTATTTTACGGCCAGGAGGTCGGCCTGTTCCTCATCACTCCTGGAATACTCGGACATAAGCTGTCCTAAAGCCCTGTTGGCCTTCTGGAAATCTCCGGTCTCCTTGTTCATGTTCATACCCAGGAGCATCAAAAGGGTCGCGCCTATATCGCCCTGGAAACGCTTTATCGCGTGTTTGGCCTCAATATGGCCCATCTCATGGGCAAGCACGGACGCGATCTGTCCCTCATCCTCAAGAGCGTTCACCAGGTCGTCAAATATGTACACATATCCGCCCGGCGCGGCGAAAGCGTTATAAAAACGGTCTTTATCATGATTCAGGACCGTGAACGTATATATGATCTCTTTCCTGTCCGAAACTTCCGCCAGTTCCTCCCCGATGCCCTTCACCTTTTCCTCAAGCAAGGGATCTACAGGCATATCAAAATGTTTCAGCACTCGTCCGTGGAAACGCTTACCCATGGCCCTCTCTTTTTCCGGGGATATGAATATCACCTCCCTTTCATCCGTCGCCGGGTTCACTGTGGTGAACCCGGTCAAAAGGGGCAAAAGGACCGATAGCGTCAAGGCGAACGCGCCGACGTTCACAGGAAAACGACCCTCCCTCCGTACTTTATCCCGGGACATCATCAAGATCATCCTGCCCGCCCATTGGCGTTATGTAATCGAGTTTTATCCTGGAAAGCGCGTTCAATATATTGCTTTTAACATCCTGCTTCGGGCCTGACCTGTGCAGCTCGCTCAATATATTCTTTACGAGCTTTCTTTTTGAATCCCTGTTCCTGGCGCACTTCGACGAAATGACCGGAAGGGCGTTATCTCGGGCATACACCGCGAGCTCTTTTTCCTCCAGCAATATCAATGGCCTTATGATCGTTATCCGCCCATCAAAGAGTTCCTGTACCGGATTGATGCTGGATATCTCTCCGTTAAAGAACAGGTTCATCAATATGGTCTCGACAACATCATCTTTATGATGCCCTAAGGCCACTTTTTTAAACCCGATCTCTT belongs to Candidatus Omnitrophota bacterium and includes:
- a CDS encoding PhoH family protein, yielding MKKTFVLDTNVILHNPSSLVSFADNTVVLPIEVLEELDTFKSSHDEKGRNARIAIRMLDGFRRKGEPGKGFPLSNGGLLKVLMFQGREDAIKLGLSTDIVDNRIIITAYAEKQKGENVIFVSKDINARIKADALGVQSVDFEKEKVDLDRLYSGWHSFDVSREDIDAFFRNKELKVPEDEFLENEFALLVDKDDPKHTAIGRYKREFGILMPLIFNKMNVMSIRPRNREQVMALELLLNSDIKLVTLVGPAGTGKTLLAIAAGLQKVVRDKSYAGLLVSRPVMPLGRDIGYLPGTKEEKLESWMGPIFDNLEYICNAEKKDKEDKLKTKAQVEKYMREDIIELEAMTFMRGRSIPDRFIIIDEAQNMTPHEVKTVLSRAGEGTKMVLTGDPYQIDSPYLDSSSNGLTYCVEKMKGQNMYGHVTFSRSERSSLASLAVQLL
- a CDS encoding flavodoxin domain-containing protein codes for the protein MKKIIVLYFSGTGNTKRMAEYVSEGAKDVPGTDVDVRSVEDFRVEELEAFDGMIIGSPTYYGTMAYQIKKLLDDSVVLHGRLVGRAGAAFSSSANIGGGNETTILSILSAMLIHGMVVQGMEKGGHYGTVAIGRPDKRAEEQCRELGRRVAELVQKVR
- a CDS encoding M48 family metalloprotease yields the protein MILMMSRDKVRREGRFPVNVGAFALTLSVLLPLLTGFTTVNPATDEREVIFISPEKERAMGKRFHGRVLKHFDMPVDPLLEEKVKGIGEELAEVSDRKEIIYTFTVLNHDKDRFYNAFAAPGGYVYIFDDLVNALEDEGQIASVLAHEMGHIEAKHAIKRFQGDIGATLLMLLGMNMNKETGDFQKANRALGQLMSEYSRSDEEQADLLAVKYMKASGFDPEEAVNALKKMQELRKKGPRRKYSSYRTHPYYSERISYIEKQIKGHMDFDAYINIVSQER
- a CDS encoding ATP-binding protein yields the protein MCPRRGYFTEKRAGKAITRYNMIGDGDKILVAVSGGKDSSSLLRILQMRKKWVPIDYEVKAIHVLTDYDPDPEGKEDELKKFFTSLGCEYVIKRIKIAENNKLKREDCFWCAWNRRKAIFQTAEEIGFKKVALGHHKDDVVETILMNLFFNGEISSINPVQELFDGRITIIRPLILLEEKELAVYARDNALPVISSKCARNRDSKRKLVKNILSELHRSGPKQDVKSNILNALSRIKLDYITPMGGQDDLDDVPG